The Candidatus Eisenbacteria bacterium genomic sequence CTCGCCGAAGTGTTCCATCCAGCGCAACGCCTCGTCGACGTCGCCGCCGGTCTGGAGCAGCAGATTGCGATAGATCTCCATGATCTGCTTCAGGAACTGGAGATCGTTGGGCCGCGGCCCCCGCCATTTGGAATAGTCGAAGCGCATCGTCGAGCCCTCGGGCTCAATCCTCGCCGAATCCGCTCAGCATGCTCTTGAGCATGTCCTTGTAGGACGTCTTCGCTCCATCGCTGCGTTCGCGCGACAGGATCGAATGCTGGTGCAGGCCCTCGAGTACCAGCTCCATCGCGACGGGAGCCTCCTCGGAGCTGGCCGGCTCCAGATACTTGGCCGCCAGCGGGGCGAGTCCCTTGACCGCGCCGAGCTGAGCGGCGAACTCATCGTGCGGCGTGTCGTCGCCGATCTCGACATGATTGCCGCTCGCGAACCAGTCGAGGATCGGACGGTATTCGGACGAGGCGAGCGGTTCCGACTCGGCCTGCGCCGCGCGGCCCTTGCGCGGCTTGTAGGCGTCCGGCAGCCGCTGCGCGAACAGTGCCTTGATGCCGCGACCGAGCAGCGCACGCGCCACGTTGAGCGCGCCCTCCTGCTCGCCTTCGAGCACCAGTTCGACCTTGCCGGAAACGCCCGAGACCGCGTTCGCCAGGTCGCACACCCGCGTCACCACGCGCGTTTCGCCGGTGCGCAGCCCGCGCCGCTCGGCGTTCGAGACCAGATTCTCGAGCAGTGCGATCGGCAGCCGGGCCGAGACGCCCGAATTCTGATCGACGTATTCGCTGCGACGCGCCTGGATCGCCACTTCCTCGATCAGATCGCGCATGAAGCCCGGCACCACCACCGCGATGTCGGAACCGCGCTCGGTCCACGCCTCCTGCCGGGTGATCGCGATGCCGTCTTCGCGCGTCAGCGGGTAGTGCGTGATGATCTGCGAGTTGATGCGGTCGCGCAGCGGCGTGATGATGTTGCCGCGATTGGTGTAGTCCTCGGGGTTCGCCGAGAACACCATGGCGACGTCGAGCGGAATCCGCACCGGGAAGCCGCGGATCTGAAAGTCCTTTTCCTCGAGCATATTCAGGAGGCCGACCTGGATGCGCGGCTGGAGGTCGGGAAGCTCGTTGATCGCGAAGATGCCGCGGTTGGTGCGGGGAATGATGCCGTAGTGGATGACGCGTTCGTCCGAGTAGTCGAGCCTCAGAGTCGCGGCCTTGATGGGATCGATGTCGCCGATCAGATCGGCGATCGTCACGTCGGGCGTCGCGAGCTTCTCCTGATAACGGAGGTCGCGGTGAATCCACTCGATCGGGGCCTGATCGCCCTGAGTCTCGAGCACCATGCGGGCGTGATGGGTGAGCGGCTGCAGCGGGTCGCTGCGCAGCGGGCACCCTTCGACCGCCGGCATCCACTCGTCGAGAAACCGCGTCAGCGCACGCAGCAGGCGCGTCTTGGCCTGACCGCGCAGGCCGAGCAGGATGAAGTCGTGGCGCGAGAGGATCGCGTTGACGACCTGCGGTTCGACGGTGTTCTCGTAGCCGACGATGCCCGGAAACAAGGGCTCGCCGGCTCGCAGGGCGCGAGTCAGATTGGCGCGCAGCTCGTCCTTGACCGATCGCAGTCGGTGACCGGAGGCCTTGAGCTCGGCGAAGGTGCGCGGACGATGCATCGGGCGATGGCTCCTTGCAGGGGTGAGAGCGTCGCGGCGGGAACGCCCGTTGAAGATTCGATGAGGCTGAAGTGTAGGGAGCGGTCCCGGGCCGCGCAATCCAGTCGCGCGGCGCGCCGAGCGCGCAACTTCGGGTTCGATTCATGAGCCGCGATTCCGGTTCGCGTCCTGATGGCACTC encodes the following:
- a CDS encoding sigma 54-interacting transcriptional regulator, which encodes MHRPRTFAELKASGHRLRSVKDELRANLTRALRAGEPLFPGIVGYENTVEPQVVNAILSRHDFILLGLRGQAKTRLLRALTRFLDEWMPAVEGCPLRSDPLQPLTHHARMVLETQGDQAPIEWIHRDLRYQEKLATPDVTIADLIGDIDPIKAATLRLDYSDERVIHYGIIPRTNRGIFAINELPDLQPRIQVGLLNMLEEKDFQIRGFPVRIPLDVAMVFSANPEDYTNRGNIITPLRDRINSQIITHYPLTREDGIAITRQEAWTERGSDIAVVVPGFMRDLIEEVAIQARRSEYVDQNSGVSARLPIALLENLVSNAERRGLRTGETRVVTRVCDLANAVSGVSGKVELVLEGEQEGALNVARALLGRGIKALFAQRLPDAYKPRKGRAAQAESEPLASSEYRPILDWFASGNHVEIGDDTPHDEFAAQLGAVKGLAPLAAKYLEPASSEEAPVAMELVLEGLHQHSILSRERSDGAKTSYKDMLKSMLSGFGED